Proteins co-encoded in one Hymenobacter swuensis DY53 genomic window:
- a CDS encoding M13 family metallopeptidase, with protein MTSQRTFLLTLGTAAGLALAGCAASTPATTATTPPAATPATTDASATAQLGPVLPGVGIDPANIDKSVNPCDDFFQYASGTWLKNNPIPAAESRWSSWNGLINQNEAVMRQILETSAANKTAAKGTNLQKVGDYYATAMDSVAIDKAGLKYLQPELNRINAVKDLRGLQTELVRAQRLQTRSVFGLGVNQDRKKSDEYALYLSQGGLSLPDRDYYLKDDARSKAIRTAYNTYLTNTFKMLGESPAIAAKSAATVLRLETRLAKASKDRVALRDPYANYNKMTVAEAAQKYPNLGLPVMLPALGLSSAKEVIVGQPEFLQEASTALKQEPLGDWKTYLRWHLTSSLMSALPQSFGDESFRFQQVLSGAKQQQPRWKRMLRATDGALGEAFGQLYVDKAFAPETKVKAQQMVANIKEAMGEHIRGLEWMSAATKEEALKKLNAFTVKIGYPDKWKDYSALSMSRESYLKNVLAAREWESKDNLSRYGKPIDREVWGMTPPTVNAYYNSSLNEIVFPAGIMQPPFFDPKADDAVNYGGMGAVIGHEITHGFDDRGRQSDAQGNLRDWWTKEDAAEFTKRADMVGAQYSAFQPLDSVFVNGKLTMGENLADFGGLALAYSALEKELQKKYGSNPRPRYDGFTPEQRFFLGWAQVWRTNARPEYIRQQVLTDPHSPAQYRTNGPLMNMPQFYEAFGCKEDAKMVRAQNQRANIW; from the coding sequence ATGACCTCACAACGCACCTTCCTGCTCACGCTGGGCACGGCGGCCGGCCTGGCCCTGGCCGGCTGCGCGGCCAGCACGCCCGCTACCACCGCCACCACGCCGCCCGCTGCTACGCCCGCCACGACCGATGCTTCGGCTACCGCCCAGCTCGGTCCCGTGCTGCCCGGCGTCGGGATTGATCCGGCCAACATTGACAAGTCGGTAAACCCCTGCGACGACTTCTTTCAGTACGCCTCGGGTACCTGGCTGAAGAACAACCCGATTCCGGCCGCTGAGTCGCGCTGGAGCTCCTGGAACGGGCTCATCAACCAGAACGAGGCCGTGATGCGCCAGATTCTGGAAACCTCGGCCGCCAACAAAACCGCCGCCAAAGGCACCAACCTCCAGAAGGTAGGTGACTACTACGCCACGGCCATGGACTCGGTGGCCATCGACAAAGCCGGCCTGAAGTACCTGCAGCCGGAGTTGAACCGCATCAATGCGGTGAAGGACCTGCGCGGGCTGCAGACCGAGTTGGTGCGGGCCCAGCGCCTGCAAACCCGCTCGGTGTTCGGGCTGGGCGTGAACCAGGACCGCAAAAAGAGCGACGAGTACGCCCTCTACCTCAGCCAGGGCGGCCTGAGCCTGCCCGACCGGGACTACTACCTCAAGGACGACGCCCGCTCGAAAGCCATCCGCACGGCCTACAACACCTACCTCACCAACACGTTCAAGATGCTGGGCGAAAGTCCGGCCATAGCCGCCAAAAGTGCCGCTACGGTGCTGCGCCTCGAAACCCGGCTCGCCAAAGCCAGCAAGGACCGCGTAGCCCTGCGCGACCCCTACGCCAACTACAACAAGATGACGGTGGCCGAAGCCGCCCAGAAATACCCCAACCTGGGTCTGCCCGTGATGCTGCCTGCCCTGGGCCTCAGCTCGGCCAAAGAGGTAATTGTGGGCCAGCCCGAGTTCCTGCAGGAAGCCAGCACCGCCCTCAAGCAGGAGCCCCTCGGCGACTGGAAAACCTACCTGCGCTGGCACCTCACCTCGTCGCTGATGTCGGCCCTGCCGCAGTCGTTTGGCGATGAGTCGTTCCGGTTTCAGCAGGTGCTGAGTGGAGCCAAGCAGCAGCAGCCCCGCTGGAAGCGCATGCTCCGCGCTACCGACGGCGCGCTGGGCGAGGCGTTCGGTCAGCTGTACGTAGACAAGGCTTTCGCGCCCGAAACCAAGGTGAAGGCCCAGCAGATGGTGGCCAACATCAAGGAAGCCATGGGCGAGCATATCCGCGGCCTGGAGTGGATGAGCGCCGCCACCAAGGAGGAAGCTCTCAAGAAGCTTAACGCCTTCACCGTAAAAATCGGCTACCCCGATAAATGGAAGGACTATTCGGCCCTCTCGATGAGCCGCGAGTCGTACCTGAAAAACGTGCTGGCCGCCCGCGAATGGGAGTCGAAAGACAACCTGAGCCGCTACGGCAAGCCGATTGACCGCGAAGTGTGGGGCATGACGCCGCCCACGGTGAATGCCTACTACAACTCCTCGCTCAACGAAATCGTGTTTCCGGCCGGCATCATGCAGCCGCCGTTCTTCGACCCCAAGGCCGACGACGCGGTAAACTACGGCGGCATGGGCGCGGTAATCGGCCATGAAATCACCCACGGCTTCGACGACCGGGGCCGGCAGTCGGACGCCCAGGGCAACCTGCGCGACTGGTGGACCAAGGAAGACGCGGCCGAATTCACGAAGCGCGCCGACATGGTGGGCGCCCAGTACTCGGCCTTCCAGCCCCTGGATTCGGTGTTCGTGAACGGCAAGCTGACAATGGGCGAAAACCTAGCCGACTTCGGCGGCCTAGCCCTGGCCTACTCGGCCCTCGAGAAAGAGCTGCAGAAGAAATACGGCAGCAACCCGCGCCCCCGCTACGACGGCTTCACGCCCGAGCAGCGCTTCTTCCTCGGCTGGGCTCAGGTATGGCGCACCAACGCCCGCCCCGAGTACATCCGCCAGCAAGTCCTCACCGACCCGCACTCCCCGGCCCAGTACCGCACCAACGGCCCCCTCATGAACATGCCCCAGTTCTACGAGGCCTTCGGCTGCAAGGAAGACGCCAAGATGGTCCGCGCCCAGAACCAGCGCGCCAACATCTGGTAG
- a CDS encoding BlaI/MecI/CopY family transcriptional regulator, whose amino-acid sequence MERLTQPEEEAMRGFWQLGGGFIKEVLELLPEPRPPYTTLASTVRNLERKNYLTSRKLGNTFRFVPSVTAEEYRRRFLGTFVGDYFRNSYKELVSFFAQEQKISPEELQDIIDMIENRKTRS is encoded by the coding sequence ATGGAACGATTAACTCAACCCGAGGAAGAGGCCATGCGGGGCTTTTGGCAGTTGGGCGGCGGCTTCATCAAGGAAGTGCTGGAACTACTGCCCGAGCCGCGCCCGCCCTACACCACGCTAGCTTCCACGGTGCGCAACCTGGAGCGCAAAAACTACCTGACCAGCCGCAAGCTGGGCAACACCTTCCGGTTTGTGCCCAGCGTCACGGCCGAGGAGTACCGCCGCCGCTTCCTGGGCACCTTCGTCGGCGACTACTTCCGCAATTCCTATAAGGAGTTGGTGTCGTTCTTCGCCCAGGAGCAGAAAATCAGCCCCGAGGAGCTGCAGGACATCATCGACATGATTGAAAACCGCAAAACCCGCTCCTGA
- a CDS encoding M56 family metallopeptidase, which translates to MPALLLYLLQMQLALLLLLAVYYGLLRQLTFHQLNRGYLLAALALAAIYPVLDLGWLRPAVAPAAPLMQVVPAWPEATGTAVPAASGPECGLWLLAAYVLGAAVLLLRLLVQGASLWRLHRASRPVEAAGVRFRAVMGEVSPFSFGRAIYLNPAHHAPAELPVVLLHEQVHVRQAHTVDVLLGHLHRVLAWASPAAWLWLRATQENQEFIADAAVLRESQLPPKQYQYSLVRLSTLAAGPALVTPFSFITLKNRIRMMNSLPSGRRQLLRYAAGFTLLGAVAVGCATPKQAELPQPTESIEQQARTTADQALYFIDGVPSSQAAIQQLDPAALQSMHVLKGHKFMQGFDQDAFRQDFGEIGEKGIMLLVTKKGENSDALRAFNAKYNIVFREQDPSEKVVTEALAAGKEVSTTELQGKILLVNGVETPADNFSVPAGNMKSVLVLDSKQATEKFGEKGRNGAIIITTK; encoded by the coding sequence ATGCCCGCGCTGCTGCTCTATCTGCTGCAGATGCAGCTGGCCCTGCTGCTATTGCTGGCGGTGTACTACGGGTTGCTGCGGCAACTCACGTTTCACCAGCTGAACCGCGGGTACCTGCTGGCGGCGCTGGCCCTGGCGGCCATTTACCCGGTGCTGGATCTGGGCTGGCTGCGGCCCGCCGTGGCCCCGGCCGCCCCGCTGATGCAGGTAGTGCCCGCCTGGCCTGAGGCAACCGGCACGGCTGTCCCAGCTGCTTCTGGCCCCGAGTGTGGGTTGTGGCTACTGGCGGCCTACGTGCTGGGCGCGGCGGTGCTGCTGCTCCGGCTGCTGGTGCAGGGCGCATCGTTGTGGCGGCTGCACCGGGCTTCCCGGCCCGTGGAGGCGGCGGGAGTGCGGTTTCGGGCGGTGATGGGGGAGGTGAGTCCGTTTTCGTTTGGGCGCGCCATCTACCTCAACCCGGCCCATCACGCGCCGGCCGAGCTGCCGGTGGTGTTGCTGCACGAGCAGGTGCACGTGCGCCAGGCCCACACCGTGGATGTGCTGCTGGGCCATCTGCACCGGGTGCTGGCCTGGGCCAGCCCGGCGGCCTGGCTGTGGTTGCGCGCTACTCAGGAAAACCAGGAGTTCATTGCCGATGCCGCCGTGCTGCGCGAAAGCCAGCTGCCTCCGAAACAATACCAATACAGCTTGGTGCGGCTTAGTACGCTGGCTGCGGGGCCGGCACTGGTTACTCCTTTCTCTTTTATCACCCTCAAAAACCGTATCCGTATGATGAATTCCCTTCCTTCCGGCCGGCGTCAGCTGCTGCGCTACGCCGCTGGTTTTACCTTGCTGGGCGCAGTAGCTGTGGGATGCGCTACCCCGAAGCAGGCGGAATTGCCTCAACCCACAGAATCCATTGAGCAGCAGGCTCGGACTACAGCCGACCAGGCGCTATACTTTATCGATGGCGTGCCTTCCTCCCAGGCCGCAATCCAGCAGCTAGACCCGGCCGCTCTGCAAAGTATGCACGTTCTTAAAGGACATAAATTCATGCAGGGGTTTGATCAGGATGCCTTCCGTCAGGATTTCGGCGAGATTGGGGAGAAGGGAATAATGCTGCTTGTCACCAAAAAGGGCGAAAATTCAGATGCACTGCGGGCTTTCAATGCGAAGTACAACATCGTGTTCCGGGAGCAGGATCCAAGCGAGAAGGTCGTGACGGAGGCACTGGCGGCGGGTAAGGAAGTCTCGACGACAGAGTTACAGGGAAAGATTCTGCTCGTGAATGGAGTGGAAACGCCTGCTGACAACTTCTCTGTACCTGCTGGAAATATGAAGAGTGTATTGGTGCTTGATTCGAAGCAAGCCACCGAAAAATTCGGTGAAAAAGGCAGAAACGGGGCAATAATAATTACGACTAAATAG